In one Brevibacterium sp. CBA3109 genomic region, the following are encoded:
- a CDS encoding ABC transporter ATP-binding protein: MAENLLEVRDLTITPAGAEAPVLHDVSLSLAPGERVGLIGESGSGKSLTAQSVMGLLPEELRAQGAVSLQGFAGNVLEAKEKTLAKMRSDIVSMVFQEPMSALNPLMRIGDQIAEVLRIHGEVARGDIPGRVLDLLTSVRMPDPDSARYAYPHQMSGGQRQRVMLAIALANSPRLLICDEPTTALDVTVQKHMLDLIAERVAAVQAGLLFITHDLAVVAGVCDRVIVMYAGRIVETGTVHQIFTDPQHEYTRGLLASSDLEATDTHGKLFTLKTALSYTGPVDGAGSGEMPGHTNEAEPANEAEPVEADSTAAGVPADVRDPASASAREIGTADESAPLIDVSGVSKHFRSRGLLRRRSPVHALDDISFSVTSGQRLGIVGESGSGKSTLLTILSGLDRPTSGQVRVGDIRVESASASALRSLREDLQIVFQDPFASLDPRMRVEDIVSEPLIARGMAREERLARVEEMLLAVDLDTKAMRRYPHQFSGGQRQRISIARALVTRPQILVADEPVSALDVSVRSQVLNLLTDLVDDYALTLLFVSHDLGVVKHLCSDVIVMKDGRIVESGATEDIYANPREDYTRKLIAATPSLAGALASAT, encoded by the coding sequence ATGGCTGAGAACCTGCTCGAGGTCCGTGACCTCACCATCACCCCTGCGGGCGCCGAGGCGCCTGTTCTCCACGATGTGTCGCTGAGTCTGGCACCCGGTGAGAGAGTCGGACTCATCGGCGAATCAGGATCGGGGAAGTCACTGACCGCGCAGTCTGTGATGGGACTGCTGCCCGAAGAGCTGCGGGCCCAAGGCGCTGTGTCTCTGCAGGGCTTTGCTGGAAACGTTCTTGAAGCGAAGGAGAAGACCCTCGCCAAGATGCGTTCGGACATCGTCTCCATGGTGTTCCAGGAGCCGATGAGCGCACTCAACCCGCTGATGCGCATCGGCGACCAGATTGCCGAGGTGCTGCGCATCCACGGTGAGGTGGCGCGCGGTGACATTCCCGGACGAGTCCTCGACCTGCTGACAAGCGTGCGCATGCCCGATCCGGACAGTGCCCGCTACGCCTACCCGCACCAGATGTCAGGGGGCCAACGACAGCGCGTGATGCTGGCAATCGCCCTGGCGAACTCGCCACGGCTGCTCATCTGTGACGAACCGACCACCGCACTCGACGTGACGGTGCAGAAGCACATGCTCGATCTCATCGCCGAACGCGTCGCAGCAGTGCAGGCAGGACTGCTGTTCATCACCCACGACCTGGCCGTCGTTGCCGGAGTCTGTGATCGGGTGATCGTCATGTACGCCGGTCGTATCGTCGAGACCGGCACCGTCCACCAGATCTTCACCGATCCCCAGCACGAATATACCCGTGGGCTGCTTGCCTCCTCCGACCTCGAAGCCACCGACACGCATGGGAAACTCTTCACTCTCAAAACCGCGCTGTCATACACCGGACCGGTCGATGGCGCCGGGTCGGGCGAGATGCCTGGGCATACCAACGAGGCAGAGCCTGCCAACGAGGCAGAGCCGGTCGAAGCAGATTCGACTGCTGCCGGCGTGCCAGCCGATGTGCGAGACCCCGCGTCCGCCTCGGCGAGGGAGATTGGCACAGCAGACGAATCCGCGCCGCTGATCGACGTCAGCGGAGTCTCGAAGCACTTCCGCTCGCGAGGACTGCTGCGACGACGGTCCCCGGTTCACGCACTCGATGACATCAGCTTCAGCGTCACTTCCGGCCAGCGCCTGGGAATCGTGGGGGAGTCGGGGTCGGGCAAATCGACCCTACTGACCATCCTCTCCGGATTGGACCGACCGACCTCCGGCCAGGTGAGGGTCGGCGACATCCGGGTGGAGTCAGCGAGCGCATCGGCGCTGAGGTCGCTGCGCGAGGATCTGCAGATCGTCTTCCAAGACCCCTTTGCCTCCCTTGATCCTCGTATGCGCGTCGAAGACATCGTCTCCGAACCCCTCATCGCTCGCGGTATGGCACGGGAAGAACGCCTGGCCAGGGTGGAAGAGATGCTGCTGGCCGTCGATCTCGATACGAAGGCCATGCGACGCTACCCGCACCAATTCTCCGGTGGACAGCGGCAGAGGATCTCGATCGCCCGGGCGCTGGTGACTCGGCCGCAGATCCTTGTCGCCGATGAGCCCGTCTCTGCTCTCGACGTCTCCGTGCGCTCCCAGGTCCTCAACCTGCTCACCGACCTCGTCGATGACTACGCGCTGACCCTGCTCTTCGTCTCCCACGATTTGGGTGTGGTCAAACACTTGTGCTCCGACGTCATCGTCATGAAGGACGGGCGCATCGTGGAATCCGGAGCGACCGAAGACATCTATGCCAACCCGCGCGAGGACTACACCCGCAAGCTCATCGCGGCCACCCCGAGTCTGGCCGGAGCGCTCGCCTCAGCCACCTGA
- a CDS encoding amidase yields MSQNTLADHTADAMTSGYTSGDFTPLEVLAAVVERMNECEPVVNALHHRDDERSLAAAEASAQRWREGRSRGALDGVPVTIKENVARRGVPMPSGHAWAEVPVSTHDAPITQRLEEAGALILGSTTMPDWGMLSSGVSSLHGITRSPLDPSLTTGGSSAGAGAAAAAGYGPIHIGSDIGGSIRLPCTWLGLAGLKPSFGRVPLDAPYMGRCAGPLARTMPDVKAAMDIISAPDDRDYSRLPQPVFETPSRPGFDPKGLKIGLQLDAGCGEPVNPEIASAIAEAAERFARAGAVVDTVDPFIDDGLLRDMDLFWRVRSWSDLRALPVEEQALILPYIQQWAQGGADVTGLRLMECYHSVQEIRRRSVAATAAYDLVISPVSPDAAFPAEQPMPYPRVHEPMGHIGFTMPYNMSEQPAGTVLAGYTNDGRTIGAQISGRRFADELVMAAGSWFEQAADVPAPVRAAMS; encoded by the coding sequence TTGAGTCAGAACACGCTTGCCGACCACACAGCGGACGCCATGACCAGCGGCTACACCTCGGGAGACTTCACTCCCCTCGAGGTTCTCGCCGCAGTCGTGGAGAGAATGAACGAGTGCGAACCCGTTGTCAACGCACTCCACCATCGGGACGACGAACGCTCACTCGCCGCGGCAGAAGCCAGCGCTCAGCGTTGGCGCGAGGGCCGGTCCCGGGGTGCCCTGGACGGGGTGCCGGTCACGATCAAAGAGAACGTCGCACGAAGGGGAGTGCCGATGCCCAGCGGTCACGCCTGGGCCGAGGTTCCGGTGTCGACGCACGACGCTCCGATCACGCAGCGCCTCGAAGAAGCCGGTGCGCTCATCCTCGGATCGACGACGATGCCCGACTGGGGCATGCTCTCCTCCGGTGTCTCCTCACTGCACGGCATCACCCGTTCGCCCCTGGACCCGAGCCTCACCACCGGTGGATCGAGCGCAGGTGCAGGTGCCGCCGCCGCTGCCGGCTACGGCCCCATCCACATCGGCTCTGACATCGGCGGATCGATCCGTCTGCCCTGCACCTGGTTGGGACTGGCCGGCCTCAAACCCAGCTTCGGCAGGGTCCCGCTCGATGCCCCGTACATGGGACGATGCGCCGGGCCACTGGCCAGGACGATGCCCGACGTCAAGGCCGCGATGGACATTATCTCCGCCCCCGACGACCGTGACTACTCCCGCCTGCCTCAGCCAGTTTTTGAGACTCCCAGCCGTCCCGGCTTCGACCCGAAGGGGCTGAAGATCGGGCTCCAGCTCGATGCCGGATGTGGAGAACCCGTCAACCCGGAAATTGCGTCTGCCATCGCCGAGGCTGCCGAACGTTTCGCACGAGCCGGAGCCGTCGTCGACACAGTCGACCCCTTCATCGATGATGGGCTGCTGAGAGACATGGACCTGTTCTGGCGAGTCCGCTCATGGAGTGACTTACGCGCCCTGCCGGTGGAGGAACAGGCGCTCATCCTGCCCTACATCCAGCAATGGGCCCAGGGCGGGGCTGACGTCACGGGACTGCGGCTCATGGAGTGCTACCACAGCGTGCAGGAGATCAGACGTCGCAGTGTGGCAGCCACAGCGGCCTACGACCTGGTCATCTCGCCGGTCTCACCCGACGCAGCATTCCCAGCCGAACAGCCCATGCCCTACCCGAGGGTCCACGAACCGATGGGACACATCGGCTTCACCATGCCCTACAACATGTCAGAGCAGCCAGCAGGCACCGTCTTGGCCGGCTACACGAATGACGGTCGGACCATAGGCGCTCAGATCTCGGGTCGTCGCTTCGCCGACGAGCTCGTGATGGCGGCCGGGTCCTGGTTCGAACAGGCAGCGGATGTGCCAGCACCCGTGCGTGCTGCGATGAGCTGA
- a CDS encoding antitoxin, producing MGLDDLTNKAKDAMNSDKGEEFSDQGLDKATDFANDKTGGKFEDQIDKGRDGADDKLGNE from the coding sequence ATGGGACTCGACGATCTTACAAACAAAGCCAAGGACGCCATGAATAGCGACAAGGGTGAAGAGTTCAGCGATCAGGGTCTGGATAAGGCTACTGACTTCGCCAATGACAAGACCGGCGGTAAGTTCGAAGACCAGATCGACAAGGGTCGCGACGGCGCCGATGACAAGCTTGGCAACGAATGA
- the purN gene encoding phosphoribosylglycinamide formyltransferase: MRIVLLASGSGTLTQAVIDAFAESHRGVEIVGVGSDSQTAGVLDRAKAHSIPTFVVRPRDCASREDWNLHLRDAVADLSPDWVISAGFMRILGPAFIAAFHNRIINTHPALLPAFPGAHGVRDALAHGVRITGGTIHLVDSGVDTGPIITQFAVPISDEDTEDTVHERIKTQERSELVRLLTHLAHHNLVIDGRHVSGYAPSAFPA, from the coding sequence GTGCGCATCGTTCTTCTGGCATCCGGCTCGGGTACCCTCACACAGGCAGTCATCGACGCATTCGCCGAATCGCATCGCGGGGTCGAGATCGTCGGGGTCGGATCCGACTCGCAGACGGCGGGTGTTCTCGACCGGGCGAAAGCCCACTCGATCCCCACCTTCGTCGTGCGACCCAGGGACTGTGCGAGCCGTGAGGATTGGAATCTCCACCTGCGTGACGCCGTAGCAGACCTGTCACCAGATTGGGTGATCTCGGCCGGATTCATGCGGATCCTCGGCCCCGCATTCATCGCGGCCTTTCACAACCGCATCATCAACACCCACCCGGCTCTGCTGCCGGCGTTCCCCGGCGCACACGGTGTCCGCGATGCGCTAGCCCACGGTGTGCGCATCACCGGTGGCACCATCCACCTGGTTGACTCTGGGGTTGACACGGGCCCGATCATCACTCAATTTGCGGTTCCCATCAGCGACGAGGACACAGAAGACACGGTGCACGAACGCATCAAGACCCAGGAGAGGTCGGAGCTCGTCCGCCTCCTGACCCACCTCGCACATCACAACCTCGTCATCGATGGACGGCATGTCAGCGGATATGCCCCCTCGGCATTCCCTGCCTGA
- the purH gene encoding bifunctional phosphoribosylaminoimidazolecarboxamide formyltransferase/IMP cyclohydrolase, which yields MTGTRAIKRALVSVYDKSGLEDLARGLQAAGVQIVSTGSTAAKIAEAGAAVTKVEDLTGFPECLEGRVKTLHPRVHAGILADSRKPDHMRQLEELEIEPFDLVIVNLYPFAETVASGAGFDDCVEQIDIGGPSMVRAAAKNHSTVSVITDPSDYTAVIEAAQGQGFDLDARRGFAARAFAHTAAYDTAVASWFAAEVASGAEKAGAGDSASAAGKPAFAGVTGEKLTDLRYGENPHQAAAVYSDGTRGIAGAKLLGGKAMSYNNYTDTDAAIRAAFDFDRAAVAIIKHANPCGIAVADTAAAAHKAAHACDSLSAYGGVIATNREVDAELAASIKPIFTECLAAPSFSAEALELLSGKKNLRLLELGDVDFAPSEIKPITGGFLVQDRDAFQADGDTPKNWTLAAGTPASAQVLADLEFAWKACRAVKSNAILVAKDGASVGVGMGQVNRVDSAKLAVERAGEERATGAVAASDAFFPFADGLQILIDAGISAVVQPGGSIRDDEVVEAAEKAGITMYLTGSRHFFH from the coding sequence GTGACAGGAACCCGCGCGATCAAAAGAGCGCTCGTCAGCGTCTACGACAAATCGGGATTGGAGGATCTGGCCCGCGGACTGCAAGCCGCCGGTGTGCAGATCGTGTCCACCGGTTCCACAGCAGCGAAGATCGCCGAGGCGGGCGCTGCAGTCACGAAAGTCGAAGACCTGACAGGGTTCCCCGAATGTCTCGAAGGCCGAGTGAAGACCCTGCACCCGCGGGTCCACGCCGGCATCCTCGCCGATTCGCGCAAGCCGGATCACATGAGGCAGCTCGAAGAGCTCGAGATCGAACCCTTCGACCTTGTCATCGTCAACCTCTACCCATTCGCCGAAACCGTGGCCAGCGGAGCCGGCTTCGACGACTGTGTGGAGCAGATCGACATCGGTGGACCCTCCATGGTCCGGGCAGCGGCGAAGAACCACTCGACCGTCTCCGTCATCACCGACCCCAGCGATTACACCGCCGTCATCGAAGCGGCACAAGGACAGGGCTTCGATCTCGACGCCCGGCGAGGCTTCGCCGCCCGGGCCTTCGCCCACACCGCAGCCTATGACACCGCCGTGGCCTCCTGGTTCGCCGCCGAAGTCGCTTCCGGTGCAGAGAAAGCAGGAGCCGGCGATTCAGCCTCGGCGGCTGGCAAGCCTGCCTTCGCAGGAGTCACGGGGGAGAAGCTGACCGACCTGCGCTACGGCGAGAACCCCCACCAGGCCGCGGCCGTGTATTCCGACGGAACACGTGGCATCGCCGGTGCGAAACTGCTGGGCGGCAAGGCGATGTCGTACAACAACTACACGGACACCGATGCCGCGATTCGTGCGGCCTTCGACTTCGACCGCGCGGCTGTGGCAATCATCAAGCACGCCAACCCCTGCGGGATCGCCGTGGCAGACACTGCGGCCGCAGCTCACAAGGCAGCACATGCTTGCGACTCCCTGTCCGCCTACGGTGGGGTCATCGCGACCAACCGTGAGGTCGACGCCGAGCTGGCTGCCTCGATCAAGCCGATCTTCACCGAGTGTCTGGCCGCACCCTCGTTCTCTGCCGAAGCACTGGAGCTGCTGTCAGGCAAGAAGAACCTGCGCCTGCTCGAACTCGGTGACGTCGATTTCGCACCCTCGGAGATCAAGCCGATCACCGGCGGGTTCCTCGTGCAAGACCGCGATGCGTTCCAGGCCGACGGCGATACGCCGAAGAACTGGACCCTGGCCGCGGGCACACCCGCTTCCGCCCAGGTGCTGGCCGATCTTGAATTCGCGTGGAAGGCCTGCCGTGCAGTGAAGTCCAACGCAATTCTCGTGGCCAAGGACGGTGCGTCCGTGGGCGTGGGCATGGGCCAGGTCAACCGGGTCGACTCAGCGAAGTTGGCCGTCGAGCGGGCCGGTGAGGAGAGGGCAACCGGTGCCGTGGCTGCCTCGGATGCCTTCTTCCCCTTCGCAGACGGACTTCAAATCCTCATCGATGCCGGCATCAGCGCGGTTGTGCAGCCAGGTGGCTCCATCCGTGATGATGAGGTCGTCGAAGCGGCCGAGAAGGCAGGGATCACCATGTACCTGACCGGGAGCCGCCATTTCTTCCACTGA
- a CDS encoding DUF3017 domain-containing protein, translating to MIAAACTIIDFRLGAIVLAVVPAGLAMMRAMPDPWAEVWANRSKSVDVATGLFFALVLVALAFVVPESR from the coding sequence TTGATTGCGGCCGCATGCACCATCATCGACTTCCGTCTCGGCGCGATCGTTTTGGCCGTTGTGCCGGCCGGGTTGGCGATGATGCGTGCGATGCCCGATCCTTGGGCTGAGGTCTGGGCCAATCGGTCGAAGAGCGTCGACGTGGCGACGGGCCTGTTTTTCGCTCTGGTTCTCGTGGCTTTGGCGTTCGTTGTTCCGGAATCACGCTGA
- a CDS encoding ABC transporter permease, protein MSENSSTTSAGEALKDRRRRTKLRLNASMVIGAVLIFVIVALALVSFVWTPYDPSAVDPVARLQSASPEHLFGTDKFGRDTLTWIMYGARITLMVGIVAVGIAVLIGTPIGIIAAVFAQYPWGVWLSAVIMRANDILLAFPALLLAIVFAAVYQPGTGPAMVAVGIAAIPGFARVARSGTMQVLGSEYVRAAKASNRSAPAIAIVHVLPNIAGMVIVQASVAFAISVLAEAGLSFLGLGTQAPVPSWGRMLQESQQFLSTQPELALWPGLFIALAVLGFNLLGDGLRDRFDPKMEARGNG, encoded by the coding sequence ATGAGCGAGAATTCGAGCACCACCTCGGCGGGGGAGGCCTTAAAGGATCGTCGCAGACGTACGAAACTGAGGCTCAATGCTTCAATGGTCATCGGTGCCGTCCTCATCTTCGTCATCGTCGCGCTTGCTCTTGTGTCCTTTGTGTGGACCCCCTACGATCCCAGCGCCGTCGACCCGGTCGCACGGCTGCAGTCAGCAAGTCCCGAGCACCTGTTCGGCACGGACAAATTCGGCCGCGACACTCTGACCTGGATCATGTATGGGGCCCGGATCACCCTCATGGTCGGCATCGTGGCCGTCGGCATCGCCGTGCTCATCGGCACTCCCATCGGCATCATCGCCGCGGTCTTCGCGCAGTATCCGTGGGGCGTGTGGCTGAGCGCGGTGATCATGCGCGCCAACGACATCCTCCTCGCCTTTCCTGCGCTGCTGCTGGCGATCGTCTTCGCCGCCGTCTACCAACCCGGCACCGGGCCGGCCATGGTGGCCGTGGGAATCGCTGCGATCCCCGGGTTCGCCCGGGTCGCCCGTTCGGGCACGATGCAGGTGCTCGGCTCCGAATATGTCCGGGCGGCCAAGGCTTCGAACCGGAGTGCCCCGGCGATCGCCATCGTCCACGTCCTGCCCAACATCGCCGGTATGGTCATCGTGCAGGCCTCCGTGGCGTTCGCGATCTCCGTCCTCGCCGAGGCGGGCCTGTCCTTCCTGGGACTGGGCACACAGGCTCCCGTGCCCTCCTGGGGCCGGATGTTGCAGGAGTCCCAGCAGTTCCTGTCCACCCAGCCCGAACTTGCGCTGTGGCCAGGGCTGTTCATCGCACTCGCCGTGCTCGGGTTCAACCTTCTGGGCGACGGGCTCCGCGACCGATTCGACCCGAAGATGGAGGCCCGCGGCAATGGCTGA
- a CDS encoding DUF6350 family protein has translation MHTSPHSRTHRHPVLLGLLEALRIDLIAVPAAFVIATVFWIIGLGSQLPYSIIPEWAFALWGVVHGLSVSTMGFEFSLAPSLITLGVWFFFAAGAKRLVAGFTEAGLDDTESMEASWWKPVLVAVATYVIAYAVPLIVLTLLVGEGTLTPLGFLRLALMLLSASAAGFLWVRGVDDIPRLQNLDSEVWDAGAYLVKRLLWAAAFLSVLVLATGIVLRWDELAQSLQGYSSPLSAGVGLLMIQILFAPGILFASLSWIAGTGVSVGDGAVSSVFQTAAGPVPHVPVLQLLVGDYPAWTNAAPVLLVLVGVLSVIVGRGHARLVMMASWPGLATAAVKLFVVLQVLAIFARGAMGPLGLSAFGPSALTSALVITAWLAVGMAGGLLLTRLSDMQAGLQASEDKEGSDEDDEPFGRIGDERSADYSDDD, from the coding sequence ATGCACACTTCTCCGCACTCTCGAACCCACCGCCATCCAGTCCTGCTGGGACTGCTGGAGGCACTGCGAATCGACCTCATCGCCGTCCCCGCGGCCTTCGTCATCGCCACCGTCTTCTGGATCATCGGACTCGGTTCACAGCTGCCGTATTCGATTATCCCGGAGTGGGCATTCGCCCTGTGGGGCGTCGTCCACGGCCTGAGTGTGTCGACGATGGGCTTCGAGTTCTCGCTGGCTCCGAGCCTGATCACACTGGGCGTGTGGTTCTTCTTCGCCGCAGGCGCCAAACGGCTGGTCGCCGGCTTCACAGAAGCAGGCCTCGATGACACCGAAAGTATGGAAGCTTCCTGGTGGAAGCCGGTCCTCGTCGCGGTGGCGACCTACGTCATTGCCTATGCCGTCCCTCTGATCGTATTGACCCTCTTGGTAGGGGAGGGGACGCTGACACCATTGGGCTTTCTCCGACTTGCACTCATGCTGCTGTCCGCCTCGGCGGCCGGGTTCCTTTGGGTGCGCGGTGTCGACGACATCCCGCGACTGCAGAATCTCGACAGCGAAGTTTGGGATGCCGGCGCATACCTGGTCAAGAGGCTCCTCTGGGCAGCGGCGTTCCTCTCGGTCCTCGTCCTCGCCACCGGCATCGTGCTGAGGTGGGACGAACTGGCCCAGTCACTGCAGGGCTACAGCTCACCCCTGTCGGCCGGCGTGGGCCTGCTGATGATTCAGATTCTCTTCGCTCCGGGAATCCTGTTCGCCTCCCTGTCCTGGATCGCAGGCACCGGTGTGAGTGTGGGAGACGGGGCGGTGAGCTCGGTGTTCCAGACCGCTGCGGGACCAGTTCCACATGTTCCGGTGCTGCAGTTGCTCGTCGGTGACTACCCGGCGTGGACGAATGCGGCGCCGGTGCTGCTCGTGCTGGTCGGAGTGCTCAGCGTCATCGTCGGGCGGGGCCATGCCCGCCTGGTGATGATGGCTTCGTGGCCCGGGCTGGCCACTGCGGCAGTCAAACTCTTCGTCGTGCTCCAGGTCCTTGCGATCTTCGCGAGAGGGGCCATGGGGCCGTTGGGTCTTTCGGCATTCGGGCCCTCGGCACTGACATCTGCGCTGGTTATCACCGCGTGGCTGGCGGTGGGAATGGCTGGGGGGCTGCTCCTGACCAGACTCTCCGATATGCAGGCCGGACTCCAGGCCTCCGAGGACAAGGAGGGTTCCGACGAAGACGACGAGCCCTTCGGTCGCATTGGAGATGAACGAAGCGCCGACTATTCAGACGATGACTGA
- a CDS encoding ABC transporter permease, translating to MIIYVANRAIQFLLALIVASVVVFALMSILPGNAAQVALGTNATPDAVAALEAQYGLDQPPLIRYFNWVMGMLTGDFGTSYVTGAAITPVIVGSVQVTGILVIAAIFLAIVIAVPLGTFAALEQRNWIGVTISALSQIGIAVPNFLAAIILVIVFSLTLGWFPSQGWMAPVEGLGGFLIRLVLPVVSLALVQAAILTRYVRSAVLDVMREDYIRTARAKGLTRTKALFVHGLRNAAIPVITVAGVQLATLLVGAVIIEQIFVIPGIGSELVRAVANRDLVTVQGIVMVLVFLVLIINLIVDVLYPIVDPRIRNAS from the coding sequence ATGATCATCTATGTGGCCAACCGTGCGATACAGTTCCTTCTGGCGCTGATCGTCGCCTCCGTGGTGGTCTTCGCGCTCATGAGCATCCTGCCCGGCAACGCCGCGCAGGTCGCATTGGGCACGAACGCCACACCTGATGCGGTGGCGGCGCTGGAGGCCCAGTACGGACTCGACCAGCCGCCGCTCATCCGCTACTTCAATTGGGTCATGGGCATGCTCACCGGCGACTTCGGAACCTCATATGTGACCGGGGCAGCGATCACCCCGGTCATCGTCGGCAGCGTCCAAGTCACCGGCATCCTCGTCATCGCCGCGATCTTTCTGGCGATCGTCATCGCCGTTCCTTTGGGCACCTTTGCGGCACTTGAACAGCGCAACTGGATCGGAGTCACTATCTCCGCGCTGAGCCAGATCGGCATCGCCGTGCCGAACTTCCTCGCGGCCATCATCCTCGTCATCGTCTTCTCCCTGACGCTTGGCTGGTTCCCCTCCCAAGGGTGGATGGCCCCGGTCGAAGGACTGGGCGGGTTCCTCATCCGCCTGGTGCTGCCTGTCGTGTCCCTGGCACTCGTTCAGGCCGCGATCCTCACCCGGTACGTGAGATCGGCGGTCCTCGACGTCATGCGCGAGGACTACATTCGCACCGCCCGAGCCAAAGGCCTGACTCGAACCAAGGCGCTGTTCGTCCATGGTCTGCGCAACGCCGCCATCCCCGTCATCACCGTGGCCGGGGTTCAGCTGGCAACACTCCTCGTCGGAGCCGTCATCATCGAACAGATCTTCGTCATCCCCGGCATCGGCTCCGAACTCGTTCGCGCAGTCGCCAACCGCGACCTCGTCACGGTCCAGGGCATCGTCATGGTCCTCGTCTTCCTCGTGCTCATCATCAACCTCATCGTCGACGTGCTGTACCCGATCGTCGATCCCCGGATCAGGAACGCGTCATGA